CCCTCTTGACTTTTTGAAATATATATCATATAATCATGATATATGAATATAAAAACTATAAATTCGATGGCAAATCTAGCAAGGCTTTTTGGAAACGAGTTGAGAATAAAGATCCTCATGTACCTTTTAGAAAAAGAAGAAGCGTGTGTTAACGAAATAGTACAAGGATTGAATCTCAAACAGTCAACCGTTTCCAATCAATTGAAAATTCTTAAGATGGGAAAAATCATAAAAATGCGAAAGGAGGGAAAAAAGATATTCTATTCTCTGGCCGATTCGCATATTTCGGTCATTTTAAATACCCTTAGAGATCACGTAAAGGAGGACGAGTAAATGGAACATCACGAACATCACCACCATCATGAACATATACATGACGTTCCGGATGGCGCTTCTAAAGCTTTATGGATAAACGTCATTTTGAATTTCATAATAGTGGCTTTTGAACTGTTGTTTGGAATTCTTGCGTCGAGTTACGCACTTTTGACCGATTCACTTCATAACCTGGAAGATGCTGGAGGAATGGTTTTAAGCCTTTTCGCTCACAAAGCTTCAAAGAAGGAAAAAAATGAAAGAAAAACGTACGGATACAAGCGCGCGAGGATAATAGCGGCCCTTATAAATTCGTTAATACTCCTCATGAGTTTCGCGTTCATAGGATACAAAGCGGCTGTAAGGCTTATTCATCCAGAAGCGGTTAACAGCGAGATGATAATATGGGTTGCTTCGGTGGCGCTTGTTGCCAATGTCATAGGAACTCTTCTTTTATTCGCACATTCTAAAGGAGATCTAAACATAAAAGCTTCTTTCA
This DNA window, taken from Mesoaciditoga lauensis cd-1655R = DSM 25116, encodes the following:
- a CDS encoding ArsR/SmtB family transcription factor; its protein translation is MNIKTINSMANLARLFGNELRIKILMYLLEKEEACVNEIVQGLNLKQSTVSNQLKILKMGKIIKMRKEGKKIFYSLADSHISVILNTLRDHVKEDE
- a CDS encoding cation diffusion facilitator family transporter gives rise to the protein MEHHEHHHHHEHIHDVPDGASKALWINVILNFIIVAFELLFGILASSYALLTDSLHNLEDAGGMVLSLFAHKASKKEKNERKTYGYKRARIIAALINSLILLMSFAFIGYKAAVRLIHPEAVNSEMIIWVASVALVANVIGTLLLFAHSKGDLNIKASFIHMLSDSLDSAGVIVVGILISLYHWYFLDPLITFAIIAYISYESFEIIKSSINILMEGSPDDLDIKKMKDEVEKIKGVSSLHHVHVWSLDGEDKLMECHVRVCPMSTSEADRVRNEVTHLLSEKYGITHLTVQMEEKSCANESLIVKS